In a genomic window of Salegentibacter salegens:
- a CDS encoding DUF6452 family protein yields MNKNYLKRSIPLIGLLLLLLGCQRDDICPASTQTTPMLILSFYDIDDRESYKRPTNLSVRSIVSDSVKTLYQRINPDTIQIPLRTNQNTTTYTFTLYDAEEEDEDPEFTPDTDTLTFTYGTEEVYVNRACAYKVIYNSLKLTIEGGEDGEWIDSYIIEEPNIEDDTESHINIFF; encoded by the coding sequence ATGAATAAAAACTATTTAAAAAGGTCTATTCCTCTAATTGGATTATTATTACTCCTTTTAGGTTGCCAGCGCGACGATATTTGTCCTGCAAGCACTCAAACCACACCTATGCTAATACTGAGCTTTTATGATATTGATGATCGTGAAAGCTATAAAAGACCTACCAATTTAAGCGTAAGATCTATAGTAAGTGATTCCGTTAAAACTTTATACCAAAGAATAAATCCTGATACCATCCAAATTCCACTAAGAACTAATCAGAATACTACCACTTATACGTTTACACTTTATGATGCCGAAGAAGAAGACGAAGATCCTGAATTTACACCAGATACCGATACTTTAACCTTTACCTATGGTACCGAAGAAGTTTATGTAAACCGGGCCTGTGCCTATAAAGTAATTTATAATAGTCTAAAGTTAACTATTGAAGGCGGGGAAGACGGCGAATGGATAGATTCTTATATTATAGAAGAACCCAATATTGAAGATGATACAGAATCACATATCAACATATTTTTTTAG
- the rocD gene encoding ornithine--oxo-acid transaminase, whose protein sequence is MSLPKITSSKEAIELEDQYGAHNYHPLPVVLSRGEGVHVWDVEGNKYYDFLSAYSAVNQGHCHPKIVDALCNQAATLTLTSRAFHNDVLGPYEKFATDYFKFDKLLPMNTGAEAVETAIKIARKWAYERKGVKETEAQIIVCENNFHGRTTTIISFSNDEGARKNFGPYTPGFIKIPYDDIDALEKVLKENDNIAGFLVEPIQGEAGVYVPSEGYLKKARELCKENNALFIADEVQTGIARTGQLLAVDHEEVKPDMVILGKAISGGVYPVSAVLANNEVMDVIQPGQHGSTFGGNPLAGAVATAALEVIRDENLAENAEKLGNLFRRLLNDFIRDSNIVELVRGKGLLNAIVINDSEDSSTAWDICMALKENGLLAKPTHGNIIRFAPPLVINEDQIRDCVDIITTTLKQFEK, encoded by the coding sequence ATGTCATTACCAAAAATTACATCTTCAAAAGAAGCTATTGAATTAGAAGACCAGTATGGTGCTCATAATTACCATCCATTGCCTGTGGTGCTTAGCCGCGGCGAGGGTGTTCACGTTTGGGATGTAGAAGGAAATAAATATTACGATTTTCTTTCGGCCTATTCTGCAGTAAACCAGGGCCATTGTCACCCAAAAATAGTTGATGCGCTTTGTAACCAGGCTGCTACTTTAACCCTTACTTCGAGGGCTTTTCATAACGATGTTTTAGGCCCGTATGAAAAGTTTGCAACAGATTATTTTAAATTCGATAAGTTGCTGCCTATGAATACCGGGGCAGAAGCTGTTGAAACCGCGATTAAAATTGCGAGAAAGTGGGCTTACGAAAGAAAAGGGGTAAAGGAAACTGAAGCGCAAATAATTGTTTGTGAAAATAATTTCCACGGAAGAACAACTACGATTATTTCTTTTTCTAATGACGAAGGTGCCAGGAAGAACTTTGGACCTTACACGCCCGGATTTATAAAAATCCCTTACGACGATATAGATGCGCTGGAAAAAGTACTAAAAGAAAATGATAATATTGCAGGTTTTCTTGTAGAACCAATTCAGGGAGAAGCAGGGGTTTATGTACCTTCTGAAGGCTACCTGAAAAAAGCTCGAGAACTTTGTAAAGAAAATAACGCTTTATTTATTGCTGATGAAGTTCAAACCGGAATTGCTCGTACCGGGCAATTACTGGCAGTAGACCACGAAGAGGTGAAACCAGATATGGTAATTCTTGGAAAAGCGATCTCCGGAGGTGTTTATCCCGTATCTGCTGTTTTGGCGAATAATGAGGTGATGGATGTAATTCAACCCGGGCAACACGGTTCTACTTTTGGGGGAAACCCATTAGCGGGCGCTGTTGCAACTGCGGCTCTTGAAGTAATTCGTGATGAAAATTTAGCTGAAAATGCTGAAAAACTAGGAAACCTCTTCAGAAGATTACTTAACGATTTTATTCGCGACTCGAATATCGTGGAATTGGTGAGAGGTAAAGGCTTGTTAAATGCCATTGTGATTAATGATTCAGAAGACAGCTCTACGGCCTGGGATATTTGCATGGCGCTAAAAGAAAACGGACTTTTAGCAAAACCAACCCACGGTAATATTATTCGTTTTGCACCGCCATTGGTGATTAACGAAGATCAGATTAGGGATTGTGTAGATATAATTACTACTACGCTAAAGCAGTTTGAGAAGTAA
- a CDS encoding ZIP family metal transporter — translation MIYILPLISVIAGYLIAIFLRPASSTGFKLLLSFSGAYLLAVTIFELLPEVYLNGTEEVGIFIMLGLLLQIILEFVSKGVEHGHLHHQEGMTKFPILLLISLSIHAFLEGFPMDEGDHILHGVVIHKIPVATILSVFLIHSNLSKIKVGLFLTVFALMTPLGSFFKSQFSLLQDISIYINALVIGIFLHVSTTILFEASKNHKFNISKLAVIVGGILLAYFI, via the coding sequence ATGATCTATATTTTACCTTTAATTTCTGTAATTGCCGGTTACCTTATTGCCATTTTCTTAAGGCCCGCCTCCTCTACCGGTTTTAAATTGCTACTTAGTTTCAGCGGTGCATATTTACTGGCAGTCACCATATTTGAATTGCTGCCCGAGGTTTATTTAAACGGCACCGAGGAAGTTGGTATTTTTATTATGCTGGGATTGCTGTTGCAAATTATTCTGGAATTTGTTTCAAAAGGAGTTGAACACGGGCATTTACACCACCAGGAAGGAATGACAAAATTCCCAATTTTACTATTAATTAGTTTAAGCATTCACGCGTTCCTGGAAGGTTTCCCAATGGATGAAGGGGATCATATTTTACACGGGGTCGTGATTCATAAAATTCCGGTTGCGACCATACTTTCGGTGTTTCTAATTCATTCTAATTTGAGTAAAATTAAAGTCGGATTGTTTCTAACGGTTTTTGCTTTAATGACGCCCCTGGGAAGTTTCTTTAAATCGCAATTTAGTTTGCTTCAGGATATTTCAATATATATCAACGCCCTGGTAATTGGTATTTTTCTTCACGTTTCTACCACTATTCTATTCGAAGCTTCTAAAAATCATAAATTTAATATTTCAAAACTGGCGGTGATTGTGGGCGGAATTTTACTGGCTTATTTTATTTAA
- a CDS encoding acetate/propionate family kinase produces the protein MKNILIINSGSSSLKFQLIQMPSEEVLASGMVERIGLQGSKLHYKTKKESISEELSAKDHAIALKAITDLLMDSEKGVIKNAEEIPAIGHRVVHGGDSFSKTIVIDKKVKEKIKEYFSLAPLHNPPNLKGIEVAEKLFPKATQVAVFDTAFHRSIPKKASQYAIPTEFSDKHHIQLYGFHGTSHKYVTERAIEYLQKENSKIISIHLGNGCSITAVKDGKSIDHSLGFGPVNGLIMGTRSGDIDQSVIFYLVEQLGYSAQEVSDILHNKSGMYGLTGYSDLRDIEEQAEKGNKQCQLALDMNAYRIKKYIGAYTAAMNGVDALVFTAGIGENSDVIRSLVCKDMEFFGIKLNEEKNKQRLKELRTINAENSKVQVLVIPTNEELEIAQQTYKLEI, from the coding sequence ATGAAGAATATTTTAATTATAAATTCAGGAAGTTCGTCTTTAAAATTTCAATTAATACAAATGCCTTCAGAGGAAGTTTTAGCTTCAGGAATGGTAGAGCGTATTGGACTGCAAGGCTCGAAACTTCATTATAAAACTAAAAAGGAGTCAATTTCTGAAGAACTTTCAGCAAAAGATCACGCTATAGCATTAAAAGCAATCACCGATCTTTTAATGGATTCTGAAAAAGGAGTTATTAAAAATGCTGAAGAAATACCGGCTATTGGGCATAGGGTTGTGCACGGTGGGGATAGTTTTTCTAAAACCATAGTGATAGATAAAAAAGTAAAGGAAAAGATTAAAGAATATTTTTCGCTGGCTCCCTTGCATAATCCTCCTAATTTAAAAGGTATTGAGGTTGCTGAAAAACTTTTTCCAAAAGCCACCCAGGTAGCGGTTTTTGATACGGCTTTTCACAGAAGTATCCCTAAAAAAGCTTCGCAATATGCGATTCCTACTGAATTTTCTGACAAACACCATATTCAGTTGTACGGATTTCACGGCACCAGCCATAAGTATGTGACCGAAAGAGCAATTGAATATTTACAAAAAGAAAATTCTAAAATTATAAGTATTCACCTGGGAAATGGGTGTAGTATTACGGCGGTAAAAGACGGGAAAAGCATTGACCATTCTCTTGGTTTTGGGCCGGTAAACGGACTAATTATGGGAACCAGGAGTGGAGATATAGACCAGTCGGTTATATTTTATCTGGTTGAGCAATTGGGATATTCCGCCCAGGAAGTAAGTGATATTTTGCATAATAAAAGTGGAATGTACGGCCTTACCGGTTATAGCGATCTTAGAGATATTGAAGAACAGGCCGAAAAAGGAAATAAGCAATGCCAATTAGCACTGGATATGAATGCCTACCGAATTAAAAAATATATTGGGGCTTACACAGCTGCGATGAATGGGGTAGATGCCCTGGTTTTTACAGCGGGAATTGGTGAAAATAGCGATGTTATTCGCAGTTTGGTTTGTAAGGATATGGAATTCTTCGGAATTAAACTTAATGAAGAGAAAAACAAGCAGCGATTAAAGGAATTAAGAACTATAAATGCTGAGAATTCGAAAGTCCAGGTTTTGGTGATTCCTACGAATGAAGAATTGGAAATTGCGCAACAGACCTATAAACTGGAAATTTAA
- the rlmD gene encoding 23S rRNA (uracil(1939)-C(5))-methyltransferase RlmD, producing the protein MGRRNKNKVFEAVEVTGAGGKGKGIGKSPDGRVIFIDNVVPGDVADIKTTKQRKSYYQGTAVNFHQFSDKRVEPVCQHFGTCGGCKWQNMGYEYQLEYKQDEVLNNLIRVGKVELPEVTPILGSKEIYFYRNKMEFSFSDSRWLTPEEINSGKDFDDKNALGFHIPGMWDKILDIKKCHLQEDPSNAIRNFVKEFATSNNLSFFNARKQEGLLRTLMIRTSSTGEIMVLIQFFHEDKAKRELLLDAVIEMFPEITSLQYVINEKGNDTIYDQEVVCYKGRDHIFEQMEGLQFKINAKSFYQTNSAQAYELYKITRDFADLKGDEIVYDLYTGTGTIAQFVAKKAKKVIGVEVVPEAIIDAKENAERNQVENAEFFVGDMKKVFSEEFINNHGQPDVIITDPPRDGMHKDVIAQIIGILPQRIVYVSCNSATQARDLSMLDEYYKVTRVQPVDMFPQTHHVENVVCLERK; encoded by the coding sequence ATGGGAAGAAGGAATAAAAACAAGGTATTTGAAGCCGTAGAAGTTACCGGTGCCGGCGGAAAAGGAAAAGGAATTGGAAAATCGCCAGATGGTCGCGTAATATTTATTGACAACGTGGTTCCCGGCGATGTGGCTGATATAAAAACTACCAAACAAAGAAAATCTTACTACCAGGGTACGGCAGTTAATTTTCATCAATTTTCAGATAAACGTGTAGAACCTGTTTGCCAGCATTTTGGAACTTGTGGAGGCTGCAAATGGCAAAATATGGGATACGAATATCAACTGGAATACAAACAAGACGAGGTTTTAAATAACCTTATTCGTGTTGGCAAGGTTGAGCTACCCGAGGTTACCCCAATTTTAGGAAGTAAAGAAATTTACTTTTACCGCAATAAAATGGAATTTTCTTTTAGCGATAGCCGTTGGCTCACTCCTGAAGAAATTAACAGCGGTAAAGACTTTGACGATAAGAATGCTCTTGGATTTCATATTCCTGGCATGTGGGATAAAATCCTGGATATTAAAAAATGTCACTTACAGGAGGATCCCAGCAATGCGATTAGAAACTTTGTAAAGGAATTTGCTACATCTAATAATTTAAGTTTTTTTAATGCCCGTAAACAGGAAGGTTTATTACGAACTTTAATGATTCGCACCTCCTCTACCGGTGAAATTATGGTTTTAATCCAGTTTTTTCACGAAGACAAAGCAAAGCGGGAATTGTTATTAGATGCGGTAATAGAAATGTTTCCTGAAATCACTTCGCTTCAGTATGTAATAAATGAAAAAGGAAACGATACCATTTACGATCAGGAAGTTGTTTGCTATAAAGGTCGTGACCATATTTTTGAGCAAATGGAAGGGCTTCAGTTTAAAATAAACGCAAAATCTTTTTACCAAACCAATTCGGCCCAGGCTTATGAATTATATAAAATAACCCGGGATTTTGCCGATTTAAAGGGAGACGAAATAGTTTACGATTTATATACTGGTACCGGAACCATCGCTCAATTTGTAGCAAAAAAAGCTAAAAAAGTAATTGGGGTTGAAGTTGTACCAGAAGCGATTATTGACGCCAAAGAAAACGCAGAACGCAACCAGGTTGAAAATGCCGAGTTTTTTGTAGGCGATATGAAAAAAGTTTTTTCTGAAGAATTTATCAATAATCATGGTCAGCCAGACGTTATAATTACCGATCCTCCAAGGGACGGCATGCACAAAGATGTAATTGCTCAAATAATTGGTATATTGCCACAACGCATTGTTTACGTGAGTTGCAATTCGGCCACACAGGCTCGCGATCTCTCTATGTTAGATGAATATTATAAGGTTACAAGGGTACAGCCGGTAGATATGTTTCCACAAACCCATCACGTAGAAAATGTTGTTTGTTTAGAAAGAAAATAA
- a CDS encoding THUMP domain-containing class I SAM-dependent RNA methyltransferase: MENNFKMIAKTMYGFEPVLAKELMALGAMDVKEGTRNVSFVGDKGFMYKANLCLRTAIKILKPYQSFKIFSEEDLYKQIYALPWENFMDVDDTLAIDATVHSETFTHSQYISLKTKDAIVDRFRDKFDKRPNVDLDFPTLRVNIHIEKNFCNVSFDSSGQSLHKRGYKTATNIAPINEVLAAGMLMLSGWDGQCDFLDPMCGSGTILIEAAMIACNIPPNLNRKEFAFERWKDWDEDLFEKIEASVLKKVREFHFTIQGYDTAPSAVHKAIDNIENANLTEFVKVKRQDFFASEKEGERHLHMLFNPPYGERLEIDMPKFYKEIGDTLKQAYPGTDAWFITSNLEAIKHVGLRPSRKFKLYNGALESKLLKYQIYQGSKKAKFQE, encoded by the coding sequence ATGGAAAATAATTTTAAAATGATCGCCAAGACCATGTATGGTTTTGAGCCAGTTTTGGCTAAGGAATTAATGGCACTTGGCGCTATGGATGTAAAAGAAGGAACCAGGAACGTAAGTTTTGTAGGCGATAAAGGCTTTATGTATAAGGCCAACCTATGCTTGCGAACCGCAATTAAGATTCTTAAACCATACCAAAGTTTTAAAATATTTTCTGAAGAAGATCTTTATAAGCAAATCTACGCGTTACCCTGGGAAAATTTTATGGATGTTGATGATACCCTCGCAATAGACGCTACGGTACATTCAGAAACTTTTACACATTCCCAGTATATTTCTCTTAAAACCAAAGATGCCATTGTAGACCGTTTTCGGGATAAATTTGATAAGCGACCCAACGTAGATCTTGATTTTCCCACTTTGAGGGTTAATATTCATATTGAAAAGAATTTTTGTAATGTTTCTTTTGATTCTTCAGGCCAGTCTTTACACAAACGTGGATATAAGACCGCTACCAATATTGCGCCAATAAACGAGGTTTTGGCCGCGGGAATGTTAATGCTTTCGGGTTGGGACGGGCAATGCGATTTCCTTGATCCTATGTGTGGTAGCGGTACCATTTTAATTGAAGCCGCGATGATTGCCTGCAATATTCCGCCAAATTTAAACCGAAAAGAATTCGCTTTTGAGCGTTGGAAAGATTGGGACGAAGATCTCTTTGAAAAAATTGAAGCTTCAGTACTTAAAAAAGTACGTGAATTTCATTTTACGATTCAGGGATACGATACCGCTCCATCGGCAGTTCACAAAGCGATAGATAATATTGAAAATGCTAACCTTACTGAATTTGTAAAAGTAAAAAGGCAGGATTTCTTTGCATCTGAAAAAGAAGGAGAAAGGCATTTACATATGCTATTTAATCCGCCTTATGGAGAGCGTTTAGAAATTGATATGCCGAAATTCTACAAAGAAATTGGAGATACGCTGAAGCAAGCCTACCCGGGAACCGATGCCTGGTTTATTACTTCTAATCTTGAAGCTATAAAACACGTTGGTTTAAGACCTTCCAGGAAATTTAAACTTTACAACGGTGCGCTGGAATCTAAATTGCTGAAATACCAAATTTACCAGGGATCTAAAAAAGCGAAATTTCAGGAGTAG
- the pta gene encoding phosphate acetyltransferase — protein sequence MNKGIYIATLESHSGKSMISLGLMRTLLGKMVKVGYFRPIINDVVEGERDNHIDTVLSYFDLKIPYEDTFAFTRSEVIQKTNDGKSGEIIDTIITKYKKLEDEFDFILVEGSDFSGEGSVFEFDVNVVIAKNLGIPVIIVVSGQFKSWEELLGNQQMAYRAFRDKEVQVIAMVSNKIQEDNLESAATNMRGFLPQEVDVFAIPLIDTLNNPTLKEIVKALDGTVLFGHDFLDNQTGNFGVGAMQLRNYLTTLKNESLVITPGDRADIILGALQANISSNYPRISGIILTGGLRPEESILKLIEGLSDIVPIISVQEGTFVVTNKVGAIKSNIYADSIQKIQTTISIFERYVSFDPLVEKLTNYKPQGRTPRMFQYDLVKRARQSKKHIVLPEGTDERILAAAKRLIDMDLVELTLLGGFDTIQKTVAKIALDLDFSKVNIIDPVNSPNFQDYAETFYELRKHKGVNMDMAKDRMSDVSYYGTMMIYKGHADGMVSGAAHTTQHTILPALQFIKTKPNVSVVSSVFFMCLEDRVSVFGDCAINPNPTAEELAEITISSAESASAFGIDPKIAMLSYSSGTSGKGEDVDRVREATAIVKERRPDLKIEGPIQYDAAVDISVGKSKLPGSEVAGQANVLIFPDLNTGNNTYKAVQRETGALAIGPMLQGLNKPVNDLSRGCTVADVYNTVILTAIQAQGI from the coding sequence ATGAACAAAGGAATTTATATCGCTACGCTGGAATCACACAGCGGAAAATCTATGATCTCGTTAGGATTAATGAGAACGCTTTTAGGAAAAATGGTTAAAGTGGGTTATTTCAGGCCCATTATAAACGATGTCGTGGAAGGTGAACGTGATAATCATATAGATACTGTTTTAAGTTATTTTGATTTAAAAATCCCTTATGAAGATACTTTTGCTTTTACCCGAAGTGAGGTAATTCAAAAAACAAACGATGGGAAATCGGGGGAGATTATTGATACTATAATTACCAAGTATAAAAAGCTGGAAGATGAGTTTGATTTTATACTGGTAGAAGGTAGTGATTTCTCTGGAGAAGGTAGTGTTTTTGAGTTTGATGTAAATGTGGTGATCGCTAAAAATTTAGGAATACCTGTTATAATAGTAGTTAGCGGCCAGTTTAAAAGCTGGGAAGAATTATTAGGAAACCAGCAAATGGCCTATCGCGCTTTTAGAGATAAGGAAGTTCAGGTTATTGCTATGGTTAGCAATAAAATTCAGGAAGATAACCTGGAGTCTGCTGCAACGAATATGCGAGGATTTTTACCGCAGGAGGTTGATGTTTTTGCAATTCCGTTAATTGATACGCTTAATAACCCGACTTTAAAAGAAATAGTAAAGGCCCTGGACGGAACTGTTTTATTTGGTCACGATTTTCTTGATAATCAAACCGGGAATTTTGGAGTGGGTGCCATGCAGCTTAGAAATTACTTAACTACCCTTAAAAACGAAAGTTTAGTAATTACCCCGGGGGACCGTGCCGATATTATCTTAGGAGCTTTACAAGCCAATATTTCGAGCAATTATCCAAGAATTTCAGGAATTATTCTAACCGGTGGTTTAAGGCCAGAAGAATCAATTTTAAAGTTAATTGAAGGTTTATCTGATATTGTTCCTATAATTTCAGTTCAGGAAGGAACTTTTGTTGTAACGAATAAAGTGGGCGCCATAAAATCTAATATATATGCCGATAGTATTCAGAAAATACAAACCACCATTAGTATTTTTGAGCGCTATGTATCTTTTGATCCGTTGGTAGAAAAACTAACAAATTATAAACCTCAAGGTAGAACTCCCAGAATGTTTCAGTATGATTTGGTAAAACGCGCCAGGCAAAGTAAAAAACATATTGTTTTACCGGAAGGAACCGATGAACGCATCCTTGCCGCAGCAAAACGGCTTATAGATATGGATCTGGTTGAACTTACTTTGTTAGGTGGTTTTGATACGATTCAGAAAACCGTTGCTAAAATTGCATTAGATCTTGATTTTTCTAAAGTTAATATTATAGATCCCGTAAATTCCCCAAATTTCCAGGATTATGCTGAAACTTTCTATGAATTAAGAAAGCATAAGGGTGTGAATATGGATATGGCGAAAGACCGTATGAGCGATGTTTCCTACTACGGAACAATGATGATCTATAAAGGACATGCAGACGGGATGGTATCGGGCGCAGCACATACCACGCAGCACACTATTTTACCTGCACTGCAATTTATAAAAACAAAACCAAATGTTTCGGTGGTATCTTCTGTATTCTTTATGTGTTTAGAAGATAGAGTTTCCGTATTTGGAGACTGTGCGATTAATCCCAATCCTACTGCCGAAGAATTGGCAGAAATCACCATTTCATCGGCAGAGAGTGCCTCGGCTTTTGGCATTGATCCAAAAATCGCTATGCTTTCTTATTCCTCAGGAACTTCAGGAAAAGGAGAAGATGTAGATAGAGTGAGAGAAGCTACTGCTATAGTTAAAGAACGAAGACCAGATCTTAAAATTGAAGGTCCAATTCAATATGATGCTGCAGTAGATATTAGCGTTGGAAAAAGTAAACTACCAGGATCTGAAGTAGCTGGGCAGGCCAATGTTCTAATTTTCCCCGATTTAAATACCGGAAATAACACTTATAAAGCTGTGCAACGTGAAACTGGTGCTTTGGCCATAGGACCAATGCTTCAGGGCTTAAATAAGCCGGTAAACGACCTGAGTCGTGGTTGTACCGTAGCCGATGTTTACAATACTGTAATTTTAACTGCCATCCAGGCACAAGGAATTTAG
- a CDS encoding DUF6048 family protein: MIQNHISTYFFSILFLFLAGPVLSQATAVKETSIQDSLADREKFGLRVGADISKLLRTAFQDDYSGFEILGDYRVYKNYYAAAELGNESIGYTEDNISLTSRGSYVKLGIDYNAYENWTGMENLIFVGARYGFSTFSQDVEEYQIYTTNPFFEPDVRSETIEYSGLTANWVELIAGIKVEVINNLFLSFNVQLKRRLFQTTPDNFDNLAIPGFNRTYDDSNIGVGYGYTISYLIPFYKK; this comes from the coding sequence ATGATACAGAATCACATATCAACATATTTTTTTAGCATACTGTTCCTATTTCTTGCCGGGCCGGTGTTAAGCCAGGCAACGGCAGTAAAGGAAACGAGCATACAGGATAGCCTGGCCGACCGTGAAAAATTCGGACTTCGGGTGGGTGCTGATATCAGCAAACTTTTAAGAACTGCTTTTCAGGATGATTATTCTGGTTTTGAGATTTTAGGCGATTACAGAGTGTATAAAAATTACTATGCTGCTGCAGAATTAGGGAATGAAAGTATTGGTTATACTGAAGATAATATTAGTCTTACTTCCCGCGGAAGTTATGTGAAACTCGGGATCGACTATAATGCGTACGAAAACTGGACAGGGATGGAAAACCTGATTTTTGTTGGTGCGCGTTATGGATTTTCAACCTTCTCACAAGATGTTGAAGAATATCAAATCTATACCACCAATCCTTTTTTCGAACCTGATGTACGTTCTGAAACTATTGAATATTCCGGCTTAACGGCGAACTGGGTAGAATTGATTGCCGGGATTAAAGTGGAAGTAATTAATAATCTTTTTCTCTCGTTTAATGTACAGTTGAAACGTAGGTTATTCCAAACCACACCTGATAATTTTGATAACCTCGCAATTCCCGGTTTTAACCGAACTTACGACGATAGCAATATTGGTGTAGGCTATGGATACACTATTAGTTACCTGATTCCTTTTTATAAGAAATAG
- a CDS encoding DUF4382 domain-containing protein translates to MKYLFKTGILMLSISLMVACSDDDNDDVNTGEPQPDTYNTEVHLTDAPIDNAEVEGVFITVTGVKVNGTTIEGFEKTTVDLSSLQNGETELLGDVKLESGTTSEISLILDNETDASGEAPANYVLTTGGEKNALATSSGEISITDQVEIQENDDNEIILDFDLRKSIVTNSAGEYQFVNDSELAHSIRAVNSLEAGTITGTVNDFGSTESETIVVFAYEDGAYSEDESSANGEGVLFANATASSKINESSGEFEIHFVEEGDYELRFVSFSDEDADGELELDGEVEATTTSEIDLLGFSVGANSEVNFDILIVGLLDL, encoded by the coding sequence TTGAAGTATTTATTTAAAACAGGAATTTTAATGTTATCAATTAGTCTGATGGTCGCGTGTTCCGATGACGATAATGATGATGTGAATACCGGTGAACCACAACCAGACACTTATAACACGGAGGTGCATCTCACCGATGCCCCAATTGATAATGCAGAGGTTGAGGGTGTTTTTATTACGGTTACTGGTGTTAAGGTAAATGGTACTACCATTGAAGGTTTCGAGAAAACTACTGTGGACCTTAGTAGTTTGCAAAATGGTGAAACCGAATTACTGGGAGATGTGAAACTGGAAAGCGGAACTACTTCTGAGATTAGTTTAATCTTAGATAATGAGACAGATGCTTCAGGAGAGGCACCGGCTAATTATGTGTTAACTACCGGTGGTGAGAAAAATGCACTGGCTACTTCTTCAGGAGAAATTAGTATCACAGATCAGGTTGAAATTCAGGAGAATGATGATAATGAAATCATTTTAGATTTCGACCTAAGAAAATCTATTGTTACTAACTCGGCAGGAGAATATCAATTTGTAAATGATAGTGAATTAGCACACAGTATAAGAGCTGTAAATAGCCTTGAAGCCGGAACGATTACTGGTACTGTTAACGATTTTGGTTCTACAGAGTCTGAAACTATTGTGGTTTTCGCATATGAAGATGGTGCTTATAGCGAAGATGAATCTTCGGCCAATGGGGAAGGTGTTTTATTTGCCAACGCTACCGCAAGTAGTAAGATAAATGAATCTTCGGGAGAGTTTGAAATTCACTTTGTAGAAGAAGGAGATTATGAACTTCGTTTCGTTTCTTTTTCAGATGAGGATGCCGATGGTGAGCTTGAACTAGATGGTGAAGTTGAAGCAACTACCACTTCAGAAATAGATCTTTTAGGTTTTTCAGTAGGTGCAAATTCAGAAGTGAATTTTGATATTCTTATTGTAGGTTTACTGGACTTATAA